The proteins below come from a single Vitis vinifera cultivar Pinot Noir 40024 chromosome 9, ASM3070453v1 genomic window:
- the LOC100254203 gene encoding cucumber peeling cupredoxin isoform X2, with amino-acid sequence MARLISMAVIVAVLAAMLHYSAAQTVHVVGDNTGWTVPQGGAATYTSWASVFNFATNVHDVAELSKESFDACDFSSTIGSIITTGPANITLATAGNHYYVCTIGSHCTSGQKLAISVSATPGASPPSSSTATPPPTTQGGDSSSSTVFASVFVSLVSLVISFFL; translated from the exons ATGGCTAGGCTCATATCCATGGCTGTTATAGTTGCTGTTCTGGCAGCTATGCTGCATTACTCAGCAGCCCAGACGGTGCATGTGGTGGGAGACAACACTGGGTGGACGGTGCCACAAGGTGGTGCAGCCACGTACACCTCCTGGGCTTCTG TTTTCAATTTCGCCACCAACGTTCATGACGTCGCAGAACTATCAAAAGAATCATTTGATGCATGCGACTTTTCCAGTACCATTGGAAGTATCATCACAACTGGTCCAGCCAACATCACTCTCGCCACCGCCGGCAACCACTACTACGTCTGCACCATTGGCAGCCACTGCACCTCCGGCCAGAAGCTAGCCATCTCAGTATCAGCCACTCCCGGCGCCTCCCCTCCTTCTTCATCTACTGCAACCCCACCACCAACCACACAGGGTGGTGATTCTTCATCATCAACTGTTTTTGCTAGTGTGTTTGTCTCCTTGGTGTCTCTTGTCATCAGTTTCTTTCTTTAG
- the LOC100254203 gene encoding cucumber peeling cupredoxin isoform X1, with translation MARLISMAVIVAVLAAMLHYSAAQTVHVVGDNTGWTVPQGGAATYTSWASGKQFVVGDTLVFNFATNVHDVAELSKESFDACDFSSTIGSIITTGPANITLATAGNHYYVCTIGSHCTSGQKLAISVSATPGASPPSSSTATPPPTTQGGDSSSSTVFASVFVSLVSLVISFFL, from the exons ATGGCTAGGCTCATATCCATGGCTGTTATAGTTGCTGTTCTGGCAGCTATGCTGCATTACTCAGCAGCCCAGACGGTGCATGTGGTGGGAGACAACACTGGGTGGACGGTGCCACAAGGTGGTGCAGCCACGTACACCTCCTGGGCTTCTGGTAAGCAGTTCGTGGTTGGTGATACTCTAG TTTTCAATTTCGCCACCAACGTTCATGACGTCGCAGAACTATCAAAAGAATCATTTGATGCATGCGACTTTTCCAGTACCATTGGAAGTATCATCACAACTGGTCCAGCCAACATCACTCTCGCCACCGCCGGCAACCACTACTACGTCTGCACCATTGGCAGCCACTGCACCTCCGGCCAGAAGCTAGCCATCTCAGTATCAGCCACTCCCGGCGCCTCCCCTCCTTCTTCATCTACTGCAACCCCACCACCAACCACACAGGGTGGTGATTCTTCATCATCAACTGTTTTTGCTAGTGTGTTTGTCTCCTTGGTGTCTCTTGTCATCAGTTTCTTTCTTTAG
- the LOC100245669 gene encoding cucumber peeling cupredoxin yields the protein MARLMSMAVIVVVLAAMLHYSAAQTVHVVGDNTGWTVPQGGAATYTSWASGRQFVVGDTLVFNFATNVHDVAELSKESFDACDFSSTIGNIITTGPANITLATAGNHYYVCTIGSHCTSGQKLAISVSATPGASPPSSSTAPPPPTTTNTPPSTPSPTAEVCPPTTAPSPKMNTPSPTTATPPSSQGGDSSSSTVFASVFVSLVSLVMSFFL from the exons ATGGCTAGGCTCATGTCCATGGCTGTTATAGTTGTTGTTCTGGCAGCTATGCTGCATTATTCAGCAGCCCAGACGGTGCATGTGGTGGGAGACAACACTGGGTGGACGGTACCACAAGGTGGAGCAGCCACATACACCTCCTGGGCTTCTGGTAGGCAGTTCGTTGTTGGTGATACTCTAG TTTTCAATTTCGCCACCAACGTTCATGACGTAGCAGAACTATCAAAAGAATCATTTGATGCATGCGACTTTTCCAGTACCATCGGAAACATTATCACAACTGGTCCAGCCAACATCACTCTCGCCACCGCGGGCAACCACTACTACGTCTGCACCATTGGCAGCCACTGCACCTCCGGCCAGAAGCTAGCCATCTCAGTATCAGCCACTCCCGGCGCCTCCCCTCCTTCTTCATCTACTGCACCCCCACCACCAACCACCACCAACACACCTCCATCAACACCATCTCCAACTGCTGAAGTTTGCCCTCCAACCACAGCACCGAGTCCTAAGATGAACACTCCCTCTCCTACAACTGCAACTCCACCATCCTCACAGGGCGGTGATTCTTCATCATCAACTGTTTTTGCCAGTGTGTTTGTCTCCTTGGTGTCTCTTGTCATGAGTTTCTTCCTTTAG
- the LOC100250809 gene encoding blue copper protein has product MMARFMCMVGVMIVVAATLTVNFAAAQTVHVVGDSLGWTVPPNGAAAYTSWASNKQFMVGDILVFNFATNEHDVVELSKESFDACNYSNPIGSIITTGPANITLNATGNHYYICTIGRHCTSGQKLAITVSANPGSNPPSASPASPPPTTIATPSPTATPDDRTPTPSPSLMTDAPHAATPTQTPAAPPPTATIPPPGAPSPTATPDDCAPTPSPSLMTDAPPDATPTQTPAAPSPTATKLPPRTPSPTATPDDCAPTPSPSLMTDAPPAATPTQTPAAPPPTATKPPPGTPSPTGNPDDCAPTPSPNPMTGSPAPATHL; this is encoded by the exons ATGATGGCCAGGTTCATGTGCATGGTGGGTGTTATGATTGTTGTTGCTGCGACATTAACGGTGAATTTCGCAGCTGCCCAGACTGTGCATGTGGTGGGAGACAGCTTGGGTTGGACGGTGCCTCCAAATGGGGCTGCTGCATACACTAGCTGGGCTTCTAATAAGCAATTCATGGTTGGTGATATTCTAG TGTTCAATTTCGCCACCAACGAGCATGATGTGGTAGAACTATCAAAAGAATCGTTTGATGCGTGCAATTATTCGAATCCAATTGGAAGCATCATCACAACTGGTCCTGCAAACATCACTCTCAACGCCACCGGCAACCACTACTACATCTGCACTATTGGCCGGCACTGCACCTCTGGTCAGAAGCTAGCCATTACTGTCTCAGCCAATCCCGGCTCGAATCCCCCTTCTGCATCTCCAGCATCCCCACCGCCAACCACCATTGCCACACCTTCTCCGACTGCTACTCCTGATGATCGCACTCCCACTCCATCACCGAGTCTCATGACCGACGCCCCTCATGCTGCAACTCCAACTCAAACTCCGGCAGCCCCACCACCAACAGCCACTATACCACCTCCAGGGGCACCTTCTCCGACTGCCACTCCTGATGATTGCGCTCCCACTCCATCACCTAGTCTCATGACCGACGCACCTCCTGATGCAACTCCAACTCAAACTCCGGCAGCCCCATCTCCAACAGCCACTAAACTACCCCCAAGGACACCTTCTCCGACTGCTACTCCTGATGATTGCGCTCCCACTCCGTCACCGAGTCTCATGACCGACGCACCTCCTGCTGCAACCCCAACTCAAACTCCGGCAGCCCCACCACCAACAGCCACTAAACCACCTCCAGGGACACCTTCTCCCACTGGTAATCCTGATGATTGTGCTCCCACACCATCACCCAATCCCATGACTGGTTCACCAGCTCCTGCAACCCATCTCTAG